Within the Candidatus Neomarinimicrobiota bacterium genome, the region ATTTGAACAGTGGCTGAAAAATCTTCAGTCAGTCGCAGGGAATTTATCAAAGCTGCTTCCGCAACGGGAGCGGGGCTTGTAATAGGTTTCTATCTCCCCTCCCGAAATCAGCTTCTGGCATCCGGCACTATTGAAAACTCTTTTGTCCCCAACATATGGGTCACTGTCCAGCCGGACGACCAAATCATAATTACTTCCGGAAAATCAGAGATGGGACAGGGTGTCTGGACATCCCTACCTATGATTATTGCTGAAGAAATGGATGCAGACTGGTCCAAAGTAAAGATTGAACAAGGCATAGGCACTAAAGAAACAGCCGGACGCTACGGCACAGGTGGTAGTCGCTCCGTTCGTGACAGCTGGACAAAACTTCGAAGAGCCGGTGCTACCGCCAGAGAAATGCTTCTGTCCGCGGCAGCACGTGAATGGAATATTGAAAAAAGTGAGTGCACTGTTGAGAACAGTATTGTACGCCATCCCGCAACCTCAAGACAGATGACTTTTGGACAATTGACCGTGGCGGCATCAAAGGAGCGAGTACCAAAAAAGGTTACCTTGAAAGATCCCTCAAATTTCAAGCTTATTGGAACGGATATCCCCCGTAAGGACACCCCTCTGAAAGTAACGGGTGCTGCTGGTTTTGCAATGGATATAAACCTTGATGGTATGGTCATTGCCATGGTGGTCCGGCCACCCAGGTTCGGAGCCACCGTTAAAAAAATTGACAGCAAGCAAGCTGAAAAAACAAATGGGATTCTTGATATCTTTGAAGTCTCAAACGGTGTAGCTGTTGTAGGCTCCAACACTTGGGCCGTGTTGCAAGCAAGGCAGGTACTCAATGTCTCCTGGAGCAAAGGTGAATCACCTGATCTTGACAGTGAAATGATAACAAAACTAATCAATGATATGGCTGATAAGAAAGGAGCTACAGGCAAGAAAGAGGGGAACCCTGAGCGTGCTCTAAAAAAAGCTGATAAAGTGATAAATGCTGTTTATGAGGTTCCCTATCAAGCTCATGCCGCCATGGAACCTGTTAATTGCGTGGTAGACATAAAACCGGATTTCTGCAGGATCTGGGCACCTACACAAAACCCAAGTCAGGCTCATGAACAAGCTGCCAAGATTACTGGATTACCCAAGGATAAGATTGAAATTCATGTCCCATTCCTTGGTGGCAGTTTCGGCAGAAAATCTTTCAATGACTTTATTGATGATGGATTAGAAGTAGCAAAAAAAATGAAGAAACCGGTAAAGCTTATCTGGAAAAGAGAGGATGATACTCGCCACGGTTACTACCGACCTACAAGTAAACATATTTTATCTGGGGGCTTGGATAATAATGGGAAACTGGATGTGTGGAAACATAAAGTTATAGCACCTTCTGTATTGTTTGGCCAAATGTTCAAATACCCCGTCCCTTTCAAAGATAAGATGGATAGTTTTATTGCTCTGGAAGGCGCAAGAAACATACACTATGAAATTCCCAACATACGTGTTGAGTATAAATCAGTAAGGGTAAGCGTTCCGCTTGGCTGGTGGCGCTCCGTTTACGATTCTCAAAATGCCTATGCCAACGAATGTTTTATAGATGAATTGGCTTATTCTGCTGGGAAAGACCCGGTTCAATTCCGCCTAGAACGTTTAAAGAATTCTCCCCGGGACGCAGGCGTTCTGCGCCTGGCAACTGATAATGCCAATTGGGGAAAGAAACTACCGACCGGTCACTTTCATGGTGTTGCTAATCACGCTTCTTTCGGTTCATACGTGGCCCAAGTGGCGGAAATTTCCGTAAAAGATGATGGAACAGTGGCAGTCCATAAGGTTACTTGCGCAGTTGACTGCGGGCAAACAGTCAATCCGTCCATTGTAAAGACTCAAATGGAAAGTTCCATAGCATACGGCCTTTCAGCAACTCTCAAAGGTGAGATAACAATTAAGAACGGGCAGGTGGTCCAGAGCAATTTTCACGATTTCGATGTGCTGAGAATTGATGAAATGCCAGACGTGGATGTTCACATTGTTCAAAGTACCGAACATCCTGGTGGTGTAGGTGAACCGGGCCTCCCTCCCATCGCACCCGCCGTTGCCAACGCCGTATTTGCAGCCACTGGTAAAAGAGTCAGAAAACTCCCCATCAAACCTGAATATTTAGTTAGTTAACTTCACTTTGGTGAGGTTCAATCTCACACTTCATTTGATGAAGGAACCATCAATGATCAGACAAAAAAATCATACTATCAAGATAGTGACCCTCCTTACGGGACTTCTCTTTCACACCACTCTTCAGCCTCAATCCGTAAGAGCACTGGTTGGCGGTACACTCATCGATGGATATGGAGGTCAACCTTTGGCAAACAGCGTCATTCTAATTCGAGGTGAACAGATCGAGGCTGTGGGCCAGGTGGGCTCCCTGGCCGTGCCGCCAGATGCTGAAGTCATCAGCACAGAGGGTATGAGTGTTCTGCCCGGCCTCTGGGATATGCATGTCCACTTGATGATCAATGGCCACGCTGATTACGACCACTGGGACAAGACATATTCAAGTCGTTTCAGGAATGAGATCATGCCTGCTTCGGCGAAACAACTTCTTCTTGCTGGAGTCACCAGCGCCCGGGATCTGGGAGGACCGCTGGATGACGTACTGGCCGTTAAAAAAGCAGTGAATGATGGCAAGATTCCCGGCCCCACCCTTTATGTTTCCGGCCCTTTTATTCAGCATAAACCATATCCAGGAACCGAGCAGTTCAGGTGGGGTGTGCAAGGTGAAAAGGATGCCCGAGCCAAGGTGCGTAAACTGGCCAAATCAGGGGTGGATGTTATCAAACTTATTGATCAGGATCAGATGACCATGGATGAAGTGCTGGCAGTCGTGGACGAAGCTCATAAGAATAATCTGAAAGTGGTGGGCCACTCCCACCGCCCCGAAGAGATCCGCCGTGGAGTAAAGGCAGGCGTTGACAACTTTGAGCATACGGGCCTATCCAGTGCCCCGGAATACCCACCCGACGTCATGGCTATGCTTGAGGAGCGGACGGCCCAAATGAATCTCGGCCCCCTCTACTGGACGCCCACCGTCTCCATACTGTTCAACTATGAATATATGCGGGACTTTCCCGAAATGCTGGACGACCCCTCTTGGAAAGAGGGCCTGTCACAGGATATTATCGATGATATCAGATCATCGTTGGCAACCCCAGACCGGCTACCCTATTACCAACTAACGCCTATTCGACGGCCTACTTTGAAGAAAAAATTTCAGCAACTCCGGGAGGCAGGCATCGTGCTTATGATTGGCACTGACAGCGGTGTTCCCATGCTCTTCCACAGCCAGTCCACCTGGAACGAATTGGACATCTGGGTGAACCATTTTGGCGTGCCAGCCATGGAGGCCATCCGGGCGGCCACCTATTGGCCAGCCAAGTTCATGGAACAGGAAGATAATTCAGGAACCATTGCCGCTGGCAAATATGCGGACATCATCGCCGTGCGAGGTGATGTACTGAGGAATATCAGTCACCTGCAAAACGTGGATATCGTGATCAAGCACGGAGTGAGGTATAAATAATCTCGTTTAGAGAAAAAACATTATTCATCATTCAAAGAATCCTTCCTTGACCCTCATTCATTCTCTAATTATCTTGTAACGTATCAGTTAAGTCCCAATAGGGCATATCAGATAATCAAATCATAAGGGGATATTTCATGTTGAAACGTACAGCAGCTCTGTCTATTGTCATGGTTTGGACAGTAGGGCTCTATGCTCAATCAGAACCAGAACGTATCTACAGCATTTTCTATATGAAAGCCAAAACCGGAAAGGAAGACCAGCTGGTAAAAGGGATGACCGAACATAGCCAGAAATTCCACAGCGATGGAGAATGGCCTGAATATGTACACGAAGTGATTGCAGGGGAAAGGACAGGTCAGTACTTCCATTTCACTTCTGGTCATCGTTGGACTGATTTTGATAAACGGGTGAGATCTGAGAAAGATGTAAAGCACTGGCAGCTAAATATGTTGCCTTACATTGATGAGAACGCCTCTTCCCTGGAGGTAAGTTATGTAGCTTATGTTCCTGAGTTGAGCCTTCCTTATGAAGCAAACTACAATATGTATAGGGTAACCTACTTTTACGTTAGACCGGGCAAGGACGCTGACTTTACATATTTCATAGGAAGAGCGAATGAAGCACATAAAAAGTTGAAAGATGGCCATAAGCATCACTTCTACAAGAATGTAATAGGGGGTGAAGGGGGCGTTTATGCATCTATTCACCCGTTGGATAAATTTGAAGGAATGTATGAGCTTGGTTCAGTCATGAGAAAGGCGTTTGATGAAAAAGAGGTAAAAAGGCTGCAGAGCATTTTGAACGGCGCCGTCAAGAAAATTACCAGTGAATTGAGGAAAGTCCGGCCCGATCTAAGTTCTAAGAATTAATGGTTAAAAACAGTTTCGAGACCACATATTCGAACGGTATCGAACTGTACTGAGTGCCTGGCAGCTTGTAATATTGACCCCTCTTGGCTCCTTAGATCTGAAATTGATATGTCAATTTCAGTACCTGTGCCTGTTGGATCAAATCATTACCCCGGCCACTCAAGTCGTAGCGCTGATTCAAAACGATAAAAAGATCGCTTCCCGGCGTATGGATCCAGTTGATACGCCAGTAGATCTGTAGGTATTCTGAAAAATTATCGTACTGGATCAAGGCCTTACCGAACCATTTTCTGTTCAGTGCCATCTCAGCAGTTATGGCATAAATATCTGCGGTAAACTCTCCTTCCTGCGGCATATCAATAATGTTGCGATTTACCGATCCGTATAAGGTAAGGTGGTTTGAAAACAGTTTGCCAATTGAACTGACCAGACTGGTCTGATCTCCGCCAAAATAATTGCCTTGCGTAAAGCGAATCTCAGCCCAAAGTCCTCGGCTTTGGTTGGACCGCGCGGAAAATTCAAATTTTTTGTCATCATATTCACCGTCCGGAATCTCGATTCCATTCTTCAGATAAAAAGGATCGGCCAGTCGTTCAATATTCTGAATAACCTTAATACCGATCCGGTCCTTGGATTCCAGGTGTGCTTCAATCCCACCACTTAATACACCAGTCTCTTTGACACCACTGTGGTTCCTTACGTCTCGGGCATAAATACTAAACTTCCATTGACGAATCAATTCATCACCATCGCCCACCCTGGGTGTGAAACCAGCCATTATCCCAGTGCCGATCATATCGTCTCGCTGGACAAAACCGAGTCCCGGCCGAAAATCTCTACTTACATGATGCTGGCCCGTGGACAAATAATATCGATCATTCCTTAAATCCACACGAATCATGGAGGCAGAGGACGGTTTTCCCAGGTCAGAATCATTTACTTCACTGAACCATGCTGAGATACTGCTGCTTCCCCAAAAGCGCATTTGCCCATCGATGCCAAATACAGAATTGGTACCACCACTACTGGATAAATCTGTAATAATTGCACCCACTGTTGTACGATCCCGTACATCAGAGCGCAAGCGGATTGCACTGTATGCGGTGGCCGGCAATCCATTCTCAGCCCTAGTATGAATATTTAGCGCGCCGACGGACGTTTTACCAATCTGTCCATAAATTCTGGACCCCCCCAACACGTTCTGGTCCAAGCCGATGCTGCGACTGAAAAACATTTCCGTCTGACGGGAATTGCCAAACGCAAACAATTTTGCTCGGGTAAGAAAAAATTCTCGTTTTTCTGGATAAAACAAATTGAATCGGGTCAGATTTATCTGGACATTATCCGCTTCAACCTGAGCAAAATCTGTATTATAAGTCAGGTTGAGAGTGAGGTTCGATTTCAAGCCATAGTATAAATCCAAGCCGGCGTCTTCAATACTTTCGCTACTGTTTCCATCTTCAGTTTCTTGTTCTTGAGTACCTCCAATCCCATAGGGTTTTATCTTAATGTTCCTACCACGCTTAATATTTTTCAAGCCTGTCAAGTTTGCGTATTGAGAAACTTGAAAAATGCCCGAATTATAATTAAGTGGAATGTGGGGCCAGATGACGCTCTCATTTTTTCGGTTGATTTGACGCATAATGGCAATGCCCATTGTCAAATCTTCTTTGTCGGGAAACCTCAGGGTCGTCCAGGGAATAGCAAGTTCCATGATCCATCCAATATCAGTAATTCTGCCTTCACTGATGTAAACACCATCCCAGGCCCATTCATCCAGACTTGGTTTGTTCTCATCGGTAATCAGGGCATCATCCTGGGTACCCAGAGGATTCATTTCAAAGAAGTAGGCATTGCGCCGGTCATGGTACGTGTCCAAGCCGATCCAAACAAAATCATCCCGGTGGATCCATCCCCCGCGGCTCAGAATGGAGGCTCTTATGAGTTCCGGATTATTATCATGAAAGGTGAGTCCTATATAGAGGTATTTACTATCGTAAGCTATTCGCATTTCAGATTTTTCACTGGGCGTATCCCCATCATGAGGCAAGCGCTGGACAAATTCAGTTATGGGTTGAATGGTCTGCCAGGTGGGTTCATCCAAAGTACCGTCTACCGTGATGGGGCTATCAGTCCAATGGGCTGTAACAGTAGGCCGGTCTGAAGCGGTCAAGACGCAAACCACAAAAAAACCAATTGGAAAAAAATATCTGTTCATGATTTGCTAGGGAATGCGCGTTAAATCTTTTTCACGTAACGTGCTAAGAATTTCAGTAATCCGTCCTTTTGTGGGTAAGCAACCAATCGTACAGCTCAGGATTAGCATAAGTCTCTGTCCATGAATCATGATAAGCATGGGGATATAATGTATAACGCACCTTACCGTTTACTCTTTGAAGCGCTCTAACCATTTTTTCGGATTCTTCTGGCAATACCACCTCATCTCGTGCACCGTGAAAAACCCAAATTGGCATATCTTTCAAGACTCTGGCGGTTGAGGGTTCACCGCCGCCACATATCGGTACTGCTGCAGCGAACAGATCAGGATTTTTTGCAGCCAAAGCCCAAGTACCGTACCCACCTACACTTAATCCGGTAACATAGACACGATTATTATCAACACGATAATTTTTCAATATTTTTAACAAGAGGTCCAATACAGCTTCCTGCATAGCTTCATCTTTCCAGACATAATCAGCAGGGCATTGCGGCGACAGGGCAATGAAAGGGAATTTTTTTTCTGTTTTAACAATTTTGGGAATGCCATGAATTTTTACCAATTCCAGATCATTACCCCTTTCACCTATTCCATGTAGAAATAAGATCAGAGGCCATTTTGATTTTTGGTCATCATCATAACCTTCCGGTAAAAAAAATAAATATTTCAGATCAATCTCATTTTTATTCTTACCATTTAATTCTATTTCCCGCTGCTGTCCGTAAACTGATATGAATAGCATGGAGCAAAGGAATACTGTAGCCAGACAAAAACGAGGCATGGTTATCCTCCAAACCTATCTTCAATATTTATAGATCTATTATTCTTGACCATCCTCCCATCACTTTCAAGCTTAAGAAGCATAATGTGGGTTATTTCCATACAAACTGTTCCCATAATCGATGAATAACTGTATTGCAAAATGCCTAGGAATATAAGCTACATAAAACTGTACCGGATTAGCAATTATAGACTAAAACCCCTTAATTCGAAGGGTTTTTTGTTTGATAAAAGAAGCCTATTATTATTTATATGAATAACACATCAAAATCGTTACGTCCCCAGTTTCTCCTAGATCCTGACATTGTTTTTTTAAATCACGGTTCTTTCGGTGCCTGTCCAAAACCGGTCTTTGATGAATACCAGGAATGGCAAAGAAAGCTGGAAGCCCGCCC harbors:
- a CDS encoding xanthine dehydrogenase family protein molybdopterin-binding subunit, which encodes MAEKSSVSRREFIKAASATGAGLVIGFYLPSRNQLLASGTIENSFVPNIWVTVQPDDQIIITSGKSEMGQGVWTSLPMIIAEEMDADWSKVKIEQGIGTKETAGRYGTGGSRSVRDSWTKLRRAGATAREMLLSAAAREWNIEKSECTVENSIVRHPATSRQMTFGQLTVAASKERVPKKVTLKDPSNFKLIGTDIPRKDTPLKVTGAAGFAMDINLDGMVIAMVVRPPRFGATVKKIDSKQAEKTNGILDIFEVSNGVAVVGSNTWAVLQARQVLNVSWSKGESPDLDSEMITKLINDMADKKGATGKKEGNPERALKKADKVINAVYEVPYQAHAAMEPVNCVVDIKPDFCRIWAPTQNPSQAHEQAAKITGLPKDKIEIHVPFLGGSFGRKSFNDFIDDGLEVAKKMKKPVKLIWKREDDTRHGYYRPTSKHILSGGLDNNGKLDVWKHKVIAPSVLFGQMFKYPVPFKDKMDSFIALEGARNIHYEIPNIRVEYKSVRVSVPLGWWRSVYDSQNAYANECFIDELAYSAGKDPVQFRLERLKNSPRDAGVLRLATDNANWGKKLPTGHFHGVANHASFGSYVAQVAEISVKDDGTVAVHKVTCAVDCGQTVNPSIVKTQMESSIAYGLSATLKGEITIKNGQVVQSNFHDFDVLRIDEMPDVDVHIVQSTEHPGGVGEPGLPPIAPAVANAVFAATGKRVRKLPIKPEYLVS
- a CDS encoding Xaa-Pro dipeptidase, producing the protein MIRQKNHTIKIVTLLTGLLFHTTLQPQSVRALVGGTLIDGYGGQPLANSVILIRGEQIEAVGQVGSLAVPPDAEVISTEGMSVLPGLWDMHVHLMINGHADYDHWDKTYSSRFRNEIMPASAKQLLLAGVTSARDLGGPLDDVLAVKKAVNDGKIPGPTLYVSGPFIQHKPYPGTEQFRWGVQGEKDARAKVRKLAKSGVDVIKLIDQDQMTMDEVLAVVDEAHKNNLKVVGHSHRPEEIRRGVKAGVDNFEHTGLSSAPEYPPDVMAMLEERTAQMNLGPLYWTPTVSILFNYEYMRDFPEMLDDPSWKEGLSQDIIDDIRSSLATPDRLPYYQLTPIRRPTLKKKFQQLREAGIVLMIGTDSGVPMLFHSQSTWNELDIWVNHFGVPAMEAIRAATYWPAKFMEQEDNSGTIAAGKYADIIAVRGDVLRNISHLQNVDIVIKHGVRYK
- a CDS encoding phospholipase; amino-acid sequence: MLFISVYGQQREIELNGKNKNEIDLKYLFFLPEGYDDDQKSKWPLILFLHGIGERGNDLELVKIHGIPKIVKTEKKFPFIALSPQCPADYVWKDEAMQEAVLDLLLKILKNYRVDNNRVYVTGLSVGGYGTWALAAKNPDLFAAAVPICGGGEPSTARVLKDMPIWVFHGARDEVVLPEESEKMVRALQRVNGKVRYTLYPHAYHDSWTETYANPELYDWLLTHKRTDY